The following coding sequences lie in one Meles meles chromosome X, mMelMel3.1 paternal haplotype, whole genome shotgun sequence genomic window:
- the LOC123934545 gene encoding olfactory receptor 13H1-like: MVIDNATAVFEFLLIGISNYPEWRVTFFTLVLITYLSTLLGNGFIIFLIYFDPHLHTPMYFFLTNLSFLDLCYGTASMPQALVHCFSTHPYLSYPQCLTQISVSLLLATAECLLLAVMAYDRMVAISNPLRYFMIMNGPVCVWLAAASWGASLVLTTMLVLSLQLHFCGANIINHFVCEILSLLKLACSDTSRNELMILTTGIFTLLLPFGFVLLSYVRIAMTVLRIRSSQGRLKAFSTCSSHLTVVTIFYGATISMYMKPQSKSSPDKNKFISVFYGALTPMLNPLIYSLRNKDVRGAMRKIMAKRT, from the coding sequence ATGGTCATAGATAATGCTACAGCAGTGTTTGAGTTTCTCCTCATTGGAATCTCTAACTATCCTGAGTGGAGAGTCACATTTTTCACATTGGTGCTGATAACTTACCTGAGTACATTGTTGGGGAATGGATTTATCATCTTTCTTATCTACTTTGACCCCCACCTTCACACTCCAATgtacttcttccttactaatcTGTCTTTCTTAGACCTTTGCTATGGAACCGCTTCTATGCCCCAGGCCTTGGTACATTGTTTCTCTACCCATCCCTACCTCTCTTACCCACAATGTTTGACTCAAATCAGTGTCTCCTTGCTCTTGGCCACAGCAGAGTGTCTCTTACTGGCTGTTATGGCCTATGACCGTATGGTTGCTATCAGCAATCCCCTACGCTATTTCATGATCATGAATGGCCCAGTGTGTGTCTGGCTGGCTGCTGCCTCATGGGGAGCATCACTTGTGCTCACTACCATGCTTGTCTTATCCCTGCAGCTTCACTTCTGTGGAGCTAACATCATTAACCATTTTGTTTGTGAGATTCTTTCCCTACTTAAGTTGGCCTGTTCTGATACCAGCCGCAATGAGCTTATGATCCTCACCACAGGTATCTTCACCCTGCTCCTACCCTTTGGATTTGTTCTTCTCTCATATGTCCGAATTGCCATGACTGTCCTAAGGATTCGCTCATCCCAGGGTAGGCTCAAGGCCTTTTCTACCTGTAGCTCTCATTTGACTGTGGTGACAATCTTCTATGGGGCAACCATCTCCATGTATATGAAACCTCAGTCAAAGTCATCCCCTGACAAGAACAagtttatttcagtattttatggGGCTTTGACACCCATGTTGAACCCCCTGATATACAGCCTAAGAAACAAGGATGTTAGAGGGGCAATGAGGAAAATTATGGCAAAAAGAACatga